The Lynx canadensis isolate LIC74 chromosome D1, mLynCan4.pri.v2, whole genome shotgun sequence genome has a segment encoding these proteins:
- the CST6 gene encoding cystatin-M, producing the protein MAPPSLSRALGLGLLALCLLALPGDARARPAERRVGERQNLSLSDPQVQKAAQAAVASYNMGSNSLYYFRDTRILKAQSQLVAGIKYYLTLEMGSTACRKNVATGDGVDVTTCPLATGVQEEKLRCDFEILVVPWQNSSQLLKHNCVTIT; encoded by the exons ATGGCGCCCCCGAGCCTCTCGCGGGCTCTGGGCCTGGGCCTGCTCGCGCTCTGCCTCCTGGCGCTGCCCGGTGACGCCCGTGCCCGCCCGGCGGAACGCAGAGTCGGAGAACGCCAGAACCTGTCACTCAGTGACCCGCAGGTGCAAAAGGCAGCGCAGGCGGCCGTGGCCAGCTACAACATGGGCAGCAACAGCCTCTACTACTTCCGCGACACCAGGATCCTCAAGGCCCAGAGTCAG ctggtggCCGGCATCAAGTACTACCTGACCCTGGAGATGGGGAGCACAGCCTGCCGGAAGAACGTGGCCACCGGAGATGGCGTAGATGTCACTACCTGCCCCCTGGCCACAGGCGTGCAGGAGGAG aAACTGCGCTGTGACTTCGAGATCCTGGTGGTCCCCTGGCAGAATTCCTCCCAACTTCTAAAGCATAACTGTGTGACCATAACCTAG
- the CATSPER1 gene encoding cation channel sperm-associated protein 1, protein MDQHSLAKTAQNEADTNNLDVLSHPNSPTPQHRPGHSGVHHHRGSHYHGGSHHYGESHHPSGSHHHGGSHHQGIIHHHHGSSHHMGPHHHGESRHQSESHHHDGSSHHSRSHHHDKSRHHGTSQHYGISHHHSGSHHLGEYPDSHDNASSHDSGNSHHHGEAHHHGGAHHSTSLALAPSHGTVHGDYHHGSRRHHDRPRHRGDSYHHDGQSHHHRGSHHHGGSHHHGEVSHHSGLHHQGEPYHRKDSNPYGGSHHHSEVHQHGKHHLEVHHHRGPLHHGETYSPHSYAGSHQDRIPRSGRHHSEHHHGRHSKRHRGHHAERHHGEHHHKEHHHGKHHHAVGRHDHLPGDHRYGEHHHGSSQVFGPHRSHSVARSSFHSSVIALRPSMAQIQHSASSLRRSLSVVYSCASQISNKVHPQDSSSTTSLETWSEEDEQFQKRKTARTQRAHKKLHTVDLFYRLWEKLSHLTQRLRGMLRNLTESLPFEAFIFLVVSLNTIMLVAQTFAEVEVRGEWYFMALDSIFLCIYVVEAVLKIIALGLKYFSDSWNILDFFIMIMAMLDFMLLQFNSFSFVYHQSVFRIFKVFKSLRALRAIRVLRRLSFLTSLQEVTGTLVRSLPSVTAILILMFTCLFLFSVVLRALFRQSDPKRFQNIFTTVFTLFTMLTLDDWSLIYLDSRAQGAWYIIPILMIYIIIQYFIFLNLVIAVLVDNFQMALLKGLEKIKQERAARIHENLLDDSLTELRKSEPEEVVSEHTKQKQLIEKKFGTMTEKQRELLFRFRQLVAGVEHHQQKFRSQASVLDEIVDTAFETGEEDFRK, encoded by the exons ATGGATCAACACTCGTTGGCTAAAACAGCTCAAAATGAGGCAGACACCAATAATTTGGATGTGTTATCTCACCCCAACTCACCAACGCCACAGCACAGACCAGGCCATAGTGGAGTCCACCACCATCGTGGGTCTCATTACCATGGTGGGTCCCACCACTATGGTGAGTCCCACCACCCTAGTGGGTCCCACCACCATGGCGGGTCCCACCATCAAGGCATAATCCACCATCATCATGGGTCCTCCCATCACATGGGGCCCCACCACCATGGTGAGTCCCGCCACCAGAGTGAGTCCCACCATCATGATGGGTCCTCCCATCACAGTAGGTCCCACCATCACGACAAGTCCCGCCATCATGGCACATCCCAGCATTATGGCATATCCCACCATCATAGTGGATCTCACCACCTTGGTGAATATCCAGACTCTCATGACAATGCGTCCTCTCACGATTCTGGCAATTCCCACCACCATGGTGAGGCCCACCATCATGGTGGAGCCCACCACTCCACATCCCTTGCCCTGGCTCCTTCTCATGGCACTGTTCATGGTGATTACCACCATGGTAGCAGGAGACATCATGATAGGCCCCGCCACCGTGGTGATTCCTACCACCATGATGGGCAGTCTCACCACCATAGGGGGTCCCACCACCATGGTGGATCTCACCACCATGGCGAAGTTTCCCATCATAGTGGGCTCCATCACCAAGGTGAGCCTTACCACCGTAAGGATTCCAACCCCTATGGTGGCTCTCACCATCACAGTGAGGTCCATCAGCATGGTAAGCATCATCTTGAAGTCCACCACCACAGAGGGCCTCTTCATCATGGAGAGACCTATTCCCCCCATTCCTATGCGGGGTCCCACCAAGATCGCATACCTCGCTCCGGCAGACACCACAGTGAGCACCACCACGGCCGCCATAGCAAACGCCACCGTGGCCACCACGCAGAGCGCCACCATGGTGAGCACCACCACAAGGagcatcaccatggcaagcaccaCCATGCTGTAGGTCGTCATGATCATCTCCCTGGTGATCACCGCTATGGGGAGCACCATCATGGTAGCTCCCAAGTCTTTGGCCCACACAGGTCTCACAGTGTGGCCAGATCGTCTTTCCATTCTAGCGTAATAGCCCTCCGCCCCAGCATGGCACAAATACAGCACTCAGCCTCCAGCTTGAGACGTTCCCTCAGTGTAGTGTACTCATGTGCATCCCAGATATCCAACAAAGTCCATCCTCAGGATTCCTCCTCTACAACTTCCTTGGAAACCTGGTCCGAAGAAGATGAGCAATTTCAGAAGCGTAAAA CCGCCAGAACTCAGCGGGCCCACAAGAAGCTGCACACCGTGGATCTCTTCTACAGGCTGTGGGAAAAATTAAGCCACCTCACTCAGCGCCTCCGGGGAATGCTTAGGAACCTGACTGAGTCCTTACCCTTTGAAGCCTTCATCTTCCTCGTCGTCAGCCTCAACACTATCATGCTTGTGGCCCAGACTTTTGCCGAAGTCGAGGTCCGGGGTG AGTGGTACTTCATGGCCTTGGACTCCATTTTCCTCTGCATCTACGTAGTGGAAGCTGTGCTCAAGATCATTGCTCTAGGCCTCAAGTACTTTTCTGACTCCTGGAACATTCTGG ACTTCTTCATCATGATCATGGCTATGCTGGACTTCATGCTCTTGCAGTTCAACTCCTTCTCCTTCGTCTACCACCAAAGCGTCTTCCGGATCTTCAAGGTCTTCAAGAGCCTGCGGGCCCTGAGGGCCATCCGGGTCCTGCGGAGGCTCAG CTTCTTGACCAGCCTCCAGGAAGTGACCGGGACTCTGGTCCGGTCCTTGCCGTCCGTCACCGCTATCCTTATCCTCATGTTTACCTGCCTCT TCCTCTTCTCTGTGGTGCTCCGGGCTCTGTTCCGTCAATCTGACCCCAAGCGCTTTCAGAACATCTTCACCACCGTCTTCACTCTCTTCACCATGCTCACCCTGGACGACTGGTCCCTCATCTACCTGGACAGCCGGGCCCAGG GCGCCTGGTACATCATCCCTATTCTCATGATTTACATCATCATCCAATACTTCATCTTCCTCAA CCTGGTGATCGCCGTCCTGGTGGATAACTTCCAGATGGCTCTGCTCAAAGGcctggagaaaataaagcaggag AGGGCAGCCCGGATCCATGAGAATCTACTGGATGACTCACTGACCGAACTCCGAAAATCAG AGCCTGAAGAGGTGGTGAGTGAACATACCAAACAGAAGCAGCTCATTGAGAAGAAATTTGGGACCATGACTGAGAA gcAGCGAGAGCTCCTGTTCCGCTTCCGGCAACTGGTGGCCGGGGTGGAACATCATCAACAGAAATTCCGCTCCCAGGCATCCGTCCTGGACGAGATCGTGGACACAGCGTTTGAG ACTGGAGAAGAGGACTTCAGGAAGTGA